A genomic segment from Acyrthosiphon pisum isolate AL4f chromosome A3, pea_aphid_22Mar2018_4r6ur, whole genome shotgun sequence encodes:
- the LOC100570645 gene encoding kelch-like protein 2: protein MQHVNIQQNFTHVVEADEFLSLSSEQLVRLIPSDELTVLCEEKVFECMVCWVKHDSDSRKCILPQLLEHVLLPLTSESGTLKSVEAYRPSTGVWNTMADMHLPRKNLGVVEFERLLYAVSGRDGLSILDPV, encoded by the exons atgcaacATGTCAACATTCAACAAAACTTTAC aCATGTGGTTGAAGCTGATGAATTTCTATCGCTATCATCTGAACAGTTAGTTAGGCTGATCCCCAGTGATGAGCTTACGGTGCTATGCGAAGAAAAA gtatttgaatGTATGGTTTGTTGGGTAAAGCATGACTCAGATtctagaaaatgtattttaccccAATTGTTGGAACATGTTCTTTTACCATTAACATCGGAATCAGGAACTCTAAAAAGTGTAGAAGCATACAGACCAAGTACAGGAGTTTGGAATACAATGGCAGACATGCATTTGCCTCGAAAAAATCTAG gtGTCGTTGAATTTGAAAGATTATTGTATGCAGTCAGTGGACGTGACGGATTATCTATTTTGGATCCTGTATAG